One window of Tindallia californiensis genomic DNA carries:
- the ftsY gene encoding signal recognition particle-docking protein FtsY: MFFKKEKNESESNTKGLFQRLKDGLNKTTKELGNKLDGLLVGYGKIDDDLYEELEEILIMSDVGYDATINALEKLKQKVKENRVEDAAQVKSLLKEVLIELLTVEQSDHELNLLSDPTVILIVGVNGVGKTTTIGKLTDYCKKQNKNVLLAAGDTFRAGAIDQLEIWGNRSSTPVVKHQEGSDPAAVIFDAIQSAKAKETQVLICDTAGRLHNKKNLMNELNKIFRIVDREYSEANKEVLLVLDATTGQNAIQQAKTFGEVAPITGIVLTKLDGTAKGGIIIQIAQTLGVPVKFIGVGENIEDLQPFEAESFVNALLDR, translated from the coding sequence ATGTTTTTTAAAAAAGAAAAAAATGAGTCTGAAAGTAATACGAAGGGTTTGTTTCAACGATTAAAGGATGGTTTGAATAAAACTACTAAAGAATTAGGTAATAAGCTGGATGGTTTATTAGTAGGTTACGGGAAAATAGATGATGATTTATATGAAGAGTTAGAAGAAATATTAATTATGTCTGATGTTGGATATGATGCTACTATAAATGCATTAGAAAAATTAAAACAAAAAGTAAAAGAGAATCGTGTAGAAGATGCAGCGCAAGTTAAATCACTGCTTAAGGAAGTTTTAATAGAACTTTTGACCGTTGAACAATCGGATCATGAGCTTAATCTACTGAGTGACCCTACGGTGATTCTTATAGTAGGTGTAAATGGTGTTGGAAAAACTACAACCATTGGAAAACTGACAGACTATTGTAAAAAACAGAACAAAAATGTATTACTAGCAGCCGGAGATACATTTCGTGCAGGTGCCATTGATCAACTGGAAATATGGGGAAATAGGTCCAGTACACCAGTCGTAAAACATCAAGAAGGTTCTGATCCAGCGGCGGTCATTTTTGATGCTATTCAGTCAGCGAAGGCTAAGGAAACACAAGTTTTAATTTGTGACACAGCAGGTAGATTGCACAACAAGAAAAATCTCATGAATGAGTTGAATAAAATTTTTAGAATAGTAGATCGTGAGTACTCTGAAGCTAATAAAGAAGTTCTATTGGTGTTAGATGCAACCACGGGTCAAAATGCAATTCAACAAGCAAAAACATTTGGAGAAGTAGCTCCTATCACAGGTATTGTATTAACAAAACTTGACGGCACTGCAAAAGGGGGCATTATTATTCAAATTGCACAAACGTTAGGAGTGCCGGTTAAATTTATTGGCGTAGGAGAAAACATTGAAGATTTACAACCTTTTGAAGCGGAAAGCTTTGTTAATGCATTGTTGGATCGATAG
- the rimM gene encoding ribosome maturation factor RimM (Essential for efficient processing of 16S rRNA) — translation MEFLKVGVVTNAHGINGGMKVKCLADELERFLELEWLYVGETHMRYDIENVKIRSKDLLLYLSDIETMNKALELKGSYLYTDKSQRHKLEEDQFYIADLIGMKVFDVNHCLVGHVEKINSSGAQDILVVKSQENKEYLIPNVKAFVKKISVEEGFMIIEPIEGLIT, via the coding sequence ATGGAATTCCTTAAAGTAGGAGTTGTAACCAACGCTCATGGTATTAATGGAGGCATGAAGGTGAAATGCTTAGCAGATGAGTTAGAACGGTTCCTTGAACTTGAATGGCTTTATGTTGGTGAGACTCACATGCGATATGATATTGAAAATGTGAAAATCAGATCTAAAGATCTTTTGCTATACCTCTCAGACATAGAAACGATGAATAAAGCCTTGGAACTAAAAGGTTCTTACCTGTACACAGATAAATCACAAAGACATAAACTTGAAGAAGACCAGTTTTACATTGCTGACTTAATTGGTATGAAAGTGTTTGATGTCAATCATTGCCTAGTAGGTCATGTTGAAAAAATAAACTCCTCAGGTGCTCAAGATATTCTAGTTGTAAAATCACAAGAAAATAAAGAATATCTGATTCCGAATGTAAAGGCTTTTGTGAAAAAGATATCTGTAGAAGAGGGTTTTATGATCATTGAGCCAATTGAAGGACTGATTACATGA
- the rpsP gene encoding 30S ribosomal protein S16, protein MAVKIRMKRMGANKKPFYRIVVADSRAPRDGRFIEEIGYYNPVSEPKQIKIDQEKAQKWMKNGAKPTETVRVLFKKNGILE, encoded by the coding sequence ATGGCCGTAAAGATTAGAATGAAACGCATGGGTGCAAACAAAAAACCATTCTACCGAATCGTAGTTGCGGATAGTCGCGCGCCTCGTGATGGAAGGTTTATAGAAGAAATTGGTTACTACAATCCGGTTTCCGAACCAAAGCAAATTAAAATTGATCAAGAAAAAGCTCAAAAATGGATGAAAAATGGTGCAAAACCAACAGAAACTGTACGAGTTCTGTTTAAGAAAAATGGGATTCTTGAATAG
- the ffh gene encoding signal recognition particle protein: protein MLFEGLAEKLQATFDKLKGKGKLTESDVKEAMREVKLALLEADVNFKVVKDFINKVKERAIGGEVLESLTPGQQVIKIVNEEMTLLMGSSESKVTFSSTLPTVYMMVGLQGSGKTTSCGKLANMMKKQQKKPLLIAADIYRPAAIEQLKTVGEKIDVPVFSMGNQIDPVNIAKAGIEEAKKNGNDLVIIDTAGRLHIDNVLMEELQNIKNEVKPQEVLLVVDSMTGQDAVNVAESFSNQVGIDGVILTKLDGDTRGGAALSVRAVTNKPIKFVGMGEKIEEFETFHPDRMASRILGMGDVLTLIEKAQTTMDMKKAQELEKKMRTQQFSFDDFLDQLQQMKNMGSMKEILEMIPGVGGKQLKNLDVDEKELVYIEAIIQSMTKGERSNPSIINGSRRKRIAFGSGTSIQQVNKLLKQFEQTRKMMKQFTDMEKGAKKGNRFKLPF, encoded by the coding sequence ATGCTCTTTGAAGGACTGGCAGAAAAGCTTCAGGCAACATTTGACAAACTAAAAGGTAAGGGTAAATTAACCGAGTCTGATGTGAAGGAAGCGATGAGAGAAGTCAAGCTTGCATTGTTAGAAGCTGATGTTAACTTCAAGGTTGTGAAGGACTTTATAAATAAAGTTAAGGAAAGAGCCATTGGAGGCGAAGTTTTAGAAAGTCTAACACCAGGGCAACAAGTGATAAAAATTGTAAATGAAGAAATGACATTGCTAATGGGTAGTAGTGAAAGCAAAGTGACTTTTTCATCAACCTTGCCAACTGTCTATATGATGGTAGGGCTGCAAGGTTCTGGGAAAACTACTTCATGTGGTAAATTAGCTAATATGATGAAGAAACAACAAAAAAAACCATTACTGATTGCCGCAGATATTTACCGACCTGCTGCGATTGAACAGTTGAAAACAGTTGGTGAAAAAATAGATGTTCCAGTGTTTAGTATGGGTAATCAAATAGATCCTGTTAACATTGCGAAGGCAGGCATTGAAGAAGCGAAAAAAAATGGTAATGATTTGGTGATTATTGATACTGCCGGAAGGCTACATATTGATAATGTATTGATGGAAGAGTTGCAAAATATTAAAAATGAAGTGAAACCTCAAGAAGTATTATTGGTTGTGGATTCGATGACAGGACAGGATGCCGTCAATGTTGCAGAGTCGTTTAGTAATCAAGTAGGGATTGATGGGGTGATTCTTACAAAGCTAGATGGCGATACACGAGGGGGGGCTGCTTTATCTGTTCGTGCCGTTACGAATAAACCGATTAAATTTGTTGGTATGGGTGAGAAGATTGAAGAATTTGAAACGTTTCATCCAGACAGGATGGCTTCAAGAATCCTAGGAATGGGTGATGTGCTAACTCTGATCGAAAAAGCCCAGACTACCATGGATATGAAAAAAGCTCAAGAGCTTGAAAAGAAAATGCGAACACAACAGTTTTCTTTTGATGATTTTCTGGATCAGTTGCAGCAAATGAAGAATATGGGTTCGATGAAAGAAATACTTGAGATGATTCCCGGTGTTGGTGGAAAGCAGCTAAAGAATTTGGATGTAGATGAAAAAGAACTGGTTTATATAGAAGCGATCATTCAGTCGATGACAAAAGGTGAAAGATCAAATCCTAGCATTATCAATGGAAGTCGCAGGAAAAGAATTGCTTTTGGTAGCGGGACGAGTATTCAACAGGTAAACAAACTCTTAAAACAGTTTGAGCAAACACGAAAAATGATGAAACAGTTTACAGATATGGAAAAAGGAGCTAAGAAAGGAAACAGATTCAAGCTTCCTTTTTGA
- a CDS encoding KH domain-containing protein, with the protein MGQLVELIAKSLVDHPEQVRVKETENNQSIIVELRVAPDDMGKVIGKQGRIAKAIRTVVKAASTGENRKVIVEIM; encoded by the coding sequence ATGGGCCAGTTAGTTGAGTTGATCGCAAAATCACTTGTAGACCATCCTGAACAGGTTCGAGTTAAGGAGACTGAAAATAACCAGTCTATTATCGTTGAGTTGCGTGTAGCGCCGGATGATATGGGCAAAGTAATAGGAAAACAAGGACGTATTGCAAAAGCAATACGTACAGTAGTGAAGGCTGCTTCAACTGGTGAAAACAGAAAAGTAATTGTAGAAATAATGTGA
- the ylqF gene encoding ribosome biogenesis GTPase YlqF, with the protein MKINWYPGHMKKTKELLQDQLGLVDIVIEILDARIPCSSQNPQILKIISNKKSLIILNKSDLADESITVEWLNSFRKQNKTAIAVNSIDKKTASKVMLQLQHLYQEKAEQLKKRGRNPRPVRVMIVGVPNVGKSTLINLLAGKKRAQTGDKPGITKGKQWIKIHSTIELLDTPGILWPKFEDELVGIRLAQTGAIKDEILDIEELGLKLLEDLLLLYPQSIQKRYGNFASKEPIDVMKEIALNRGCVLRGFEIDFLRVSNILLDEFRGGKLGRMTLEKPSE; encoded by the coding sequence ATGAAAATAAATTGGTACCCAGGACATATGAAAAAAACAAAAGAGTTATTACAAGATCAATTGGGACTCGTGGATATAGTAATAGAGATTTTAGATGCTAGAATACCTTGCAGTAGTCAGAACCCACAGATTCTAAAAATTATCAGCAATAAAAAAAGTTTAATCATTCTAAATAAATCTGATTTAGCAGATGAATCTATTACAGTTGAATGGCTGAATAGTTTTCGAAAACAAAACAAAACAGCTATAGCTGTTAATTCTATAGATAAAAAAACAGCTTCTAAAGTAATGTTGCAACTTCAACATCTATATCAGGAAAAAGCAGAGCAGTTAAAAAAAAGAGGGCGAAATCCAAGGCCAGTAAGAGTGATGATTGTAGGGGTTCCTAATGTTGGGAAATCAACACTTATCAATTTGCTTGCTGGAAAAAAAAGAGCTCAGACAGGCGATAAACCGGGGATAACAAAAGGTAAGCAATGGATTAAAATCCACTCGACAATAGAACTGCTAGATACGCCGGGTATACTTTGGCCTAAATTTGAAGATGAGTTAGTTGGAATTCGTCTTGCCCAGACGGGGGCAATTAAAGATGAAATTCTTGATATAGAAGAATTAGGATTAAAACTTTTAGAAGATCTACTCTTATTATATCCTCAATCTATACAAAAAAGATATGGAAATTTCGCAAGCAAAGAACCCATTGATGTGATGAAAGAAATTGCCTTAAATAGAGGATGTGTTCTAAGGGGCTTTGAAATAGATTTTCTTAGAGTTTCGAACATTTTGCTAGATGAGTTTAGAGGTGGTAAACTAGGTCGAATGACACTGGAAAAACCGAGTGAATAG
- the trmD gene encoding tRNA (guanosine(37)-N1)-methyltransferase TrmD — protein MIIKVLTLFPEVLEPYFKGSMIGRAQSKNAVKIETMNIRDFSLDKHNSVDDYPFGGGGGMIMTPQPIVSAHQAAVKKCNTDKEIRTIYCTPKGKTLNQCIAKELSEEKHIIILCGHYEGVDQRAIDTVTTDEISIGDYVLTGGELPAAVIVDSVVRLLPDVLDSKKRYEEESFFNGMLEYPQYTRPREYLGQKVPNVLLSGDHSKINKWRHFQSLKETWLKRPDLLNGINMTEEEKQFIKKLRENPNEETDC, from the coding sequence ATGATCATAAAAGTATTAACACTCTTTCCGGAAGTTTTAGAACCTTACTTTAAGGGCAGTATGATAGGGAGAGCTCAATCAAAAAACGCCGTTAAAATTGAAACGATGAACATAAGAGATTTTTCTTTGGATAAACATAACAGTGTTGATGATTATCCGTTTGGTGGAGGTGGTGGAATGATTATGACACCACAGCCAATAGTAAGCGCTCATCAAGCTGCTGTGAAAAAGTGTAATACTGATAAGGAGATCAGGACAATATACTGCACTCCTAAAGGTAAAACCTTGAACCAGTGCATTGCCAAGGAATTGTCAGAAGAAAAGCATATCATTATTCTTTGTGGACATTATGAAGGCGTTGACCAAAGAGCTATAGATACAGTAACTACCGATGAAATTTCGATTGGTGACTATGTGCTTACTGGTGGAGAATTACCTGCAGCTGTAATAGTAGACAGCGTTGTTCGTTTACTGCCGGATGTACTAGATTCTAAAAAAAGGTATGAAGAAGAATCTTTTTTTAATGGTATGTTAGAATATCCTCAATATACTCGCCCGCGAGAATATCTAGGTCAAAAAGTGCCTAATGTATTGTTATCAGGAGATCATTCGAAGATTAACAAATGGCGTCACTTTCAATCGCTGAAAGAAACGTGGTTGAAAAGACCGGATCTATTGAATGGAATAAACATGACGGAAGAAGAAAAACAGTTTATTAAAAAGCTTAGAGAAAACCCTAATGAAGAAACTGATTGCTAA
- the smc gene encoding chromosome segregation protein SMC produces MYLKRLEIKGFKSFAHKVDIQFEKGITGIVGPNGCGKSNITEAMRWVLGEQSAKSLRGHKMEDVIFTGTDKRRAMGIAEVSIVFDNATRKLPLAFEEVCLTRRVYRSGESEYFINNSSCRRKELKELLMDTGIGKEGYSMISQGRIDEIINQKGEERRLLIDEAAGIVKYRSRKDEAEKKIQRTHEHLLRINDILSELNQHIKPLELQASQAEKYLRMKELADYLEISTLVDNIDKQSNAMQEIKQKIHQAESKARSCKKTENNIQEKLEGKELALESYRQKTNALQSELEKIKKTIEENRIQRNIYYQQINYRKSHLLKLDKEIIEQNLNLMDTKTRLDQLNILLQDLNKSILDVDGKLEKFYNEIKLKKESLAMYKDKVETGKSSIIENHNELNSIHNKHQRTSALQEANHLRLRVVEDDIKKIRKEEEMQRDLEKRNSEKKTTIESNISQLRVLADNQKKRLHELENKHESELIDVQKIVENIQKLNNKKSLLVKMSKNYDGFNVGVKNLLTAVHKESVMFDGFRGIVADLLTVSSGYELAIEIAMGQALQFLITDHDYQAKKIIDYLKKTRKGRVTILPISSVQERKLKQEEKYNLQKFDKSFCALDLVSFSSHYETIFNYLLGRVIVTDDLEVGIQISRKFNQQVKITTIDGELILPGGSMTGGSYSKQNDGLLIRKKEIKEIENQIVILQEKEKKRRVGIEENEAKIKAVKDKIAETEREISNEEKKLIEVSINASNFVDRINDLKNNHTRLEDERYELKRNLFGLDVREKTFLLDIAVLNQRTEKVQGEVEDNLIILDKHKVMLESIQNKHTDLRIEAAELKERKQSLEKEKQDLENAIIHSTVSSDTLRNERINSMASMGELSNKLYLQEKKIDHFSAKELQQEKQIMRFSTLEDQTRLEYQNAMNELDTTRNKQDEMKNEVNTLRMKSSRLEWQIEQCVEKLSLFNMDSLEAARETLNHPPCDKVVEYDLEKLKSEMKALGEINVGAIEEYRRMKDRHRFLTFQKEDMENAKESLEKIICELDYKMTKQFEEQFEKIQSSFQQVFEKLFNGGTAELHLQEPENVLYSGIDIVAQPPGKRFQHLSLLSGGEKAMTAISLLFSILLVKPSPFCVLDEIEAALDDANVDKFADFLVDLSADIQFVVVTHKKLTMERASSLYGVTMEEKGISKLLRLKLADLNNDIVS; encoded by the coding sequence ATGTATCTGAAAAGACTAGAAATAAAAGGGTTTAAATCATTTGCACATAAAGTAGATATACAATTTGAAAAAGGTATAACAGGTATAGTCGGACCCAATGGTTGCGGTAAGAGTAATATAACAGAAGCAATGAGGTGGGTTTTAGGTGAACAGAGTGCTAAAAGTTTAAGAGGACATAAGATGGAAGACGTTATTTTTACTGGTACTGATAAACGAAGAGCTATGGGAATAGCTGAAGTTTCTATTGTATTTGATAATGCGACCCGTAAACTACCATTGGCTTTCGAAGAAGTTTGCTTAACGAGAAGAGTATATAGATCTGGAGAGAGTGAATATTTTATTAATAATAGTTCTTGCAGAAGGAAGGAACTTAAAGAACTTCTTATGGATACAGGTATTGGTAAAGAGGGATACTCTATGATCAGCCAGGGGCGAATTGATGAAATAATAAATCAAAAGGGCGAGGAAAGAAGACTGTTGATTGATGAAGCGGCTGGGATAGTTAAGTATCGATCGCGTAAAGATGAAGCTGAGAAAAAAATACAGCGAACTCATGAACATTTGTTGAGAATAAATGATATTTTATCAGAATTGAATCAGCATATTAAACCACTGGAATTACAAGCTTCTCAAGCGGAAAAATATCTTCGGATGAAAGAACTGGCGGATTATTTAGAGATATCTACTTTGGTTGATAATATCGATAAGCAAAGCAATGCAATGCAAGAAATAAAACAGAAAATACATCAAGCAGAGTCAAAAGCGCGTTCTTGTAAAAAAACAGAAAATAATATTCAGGAAAAACTAGAAGGAAAAGAACTGGCCCTGGAATCTTATCGTCAAAAAACTAATGCACTTCAAAGTGAATTGGAAAAGATAAAAAAAACCATTGAAGAAAATCGTATTCAACGCAATATATATTATCAGCAAATAAACTATCGTAAAAGCCATTTATTAAAACTTGATAAAGAGATAATTGAACAAAATCTTAACTTGATGGATACAAAAACTCGATTAGACCAATTGAATATATTATTGCAAGACTTAAACAAGAGTATATTGGATGTAGATGGAAAATTAGAAAAGTTTTACAATGAAATTAAGCTGAAGAAAGAATCGTTAGCAATGTATAAAGACAAAGTAGAAACAGGAAAAAGTAGTATCATTGAAAATCATAATGAACTGAATTCTATTCATAATAAACATCAGAGGACTTCTGCATTACAAGAAGCTAACCATTTGAGGCTGAGGGTTGTCGAAGATGATATTAAGAAGATTAGAAAAGAAGAAGAGATGCAAAGGGATTTAGAAAAAAGAAATAGTGAAAAAAAAACCACCATTGAAAGTAACATCAGTCAACTGAGAGTTTTAGCGGATAATCAAAAAAAAAGATTGCATGAGTTGGAAAATAAGCATGAGAGTGAACTCATAGATGTTCAAAAGATAGTAGAAAATATACAAAAGCTCAATAATAAGAAAAGTTTACTAGTCAAAATGAGTAAGAATTATGATGGCTTCAATGTTGGAGTTAAAAATTTGTTAACAGCTGTTCACAAAGAATCAGTTATGTTTGATGGATTTCGTGGAATTGTGGCAGACTTACTAACTGTATCGAGTGGATATGAACTTGCGATTGAAATTGCCATGGGTCAAGCGCTCCAATTTCTTATTACCGATCATGACTATCAAGCAAAAAAAATCATTGATTATCTCAAAAAAACACGCAAAGGCAGAGTTACTATTTTACCCATTAGTTCAGTTCAAGAGAGGAAGTTAAAGCAAGAAGAAAAATACAATTTACAAAAATTCGATAAGTCATTTTGTGCACTTGATCTCGTGAGCTTTTCAAGTCATTATGAAACCATATTTAATTATTTGCTAGGCAGGGTCATTGTTACAGATGATTTAGAGGTTGGCATACAGATTAGTCGTAAATTTAACCAACAGGTTAAAATCACCACAATAGATGGAGAATTGATATTGCCTGGCGGATCAATGACAGGTGGATCTTATTCAAAACAAAATGATGGGCTACTGATTCGAAAAAAAGAGATAAAAGAGATTGAAAATCAAATTGTTATCCTACAGGAAAAAGAGAAAAAACGAAGAGTCGGGATCGAAGAAAATGAAGCGAAGATAAAGGCAGTAAAAGATAAAATTGCTGAAACGGAAAGAGAAATAAGTAATGAAGAAAAAAAATTAATAGAAGTTAGTATCAATGCTAGTAATTTTGTGGATAGAATAAATGACCTTAAAAATAATCATACTCGTTTGGAGGATGAACGATATGAGTTGAAGAGGAATTTATTTGGTTTAGATGTGAGAGAAAAAACATTTTTGTTAGACATAGCGGTGCTTAATCAACGGACTGAAAAAGTTCAAGGAGAAGTAGAAGATAACTTAATCATTTTGGATAAGCATAAGGTGATGCTTGAATCAATTCAAAACAAGCATACGGACTTAAGAATTGAAGCAGCGGAGTTAAAAGAACGAAAGCAGTCTTTAGAAAAAGAAAAACAAGATCTTGAAAATGCTATAATTCATTCGACGGTGAGTAGTGATACCCTACGTAATGAAAGGATAAACAGCATGGCTTCTATGGGAGAACTTAGTAACAAGCTGTATCTTCAAGAAAAAAAAATAGATCATTTTTCTGCGAAAGAACTTCAGCAAGAAAAACAAATCATGCGATTCTCTACCTTGGAAGATCAGACAAGGCTTGAATATCAAAACGCGATGAATGAGCTGGATACAACTCGAAATAAGCAAGATGAGATGAAAAACGAAGTGAACACACTAAGAATGAAAAGCTCTCGGTTAGAATGGCAGATAGAGCAATGTGTCGAAAAATTATCTTTGTTCAACATGGATAGTTTAGAAGCGGCTAGAGAAACGCTCAATCATCCACCGTGTGATAAAGTTGTTGAATATGATTTGGAAAAGTTAAAAAGCGAAATGAAAGCTTTAGGCGAGATTAATGTTGGTGCGATTGAAGAATATAGACGAATGAAAGATAGGCATCGGTTTTTAACCTTTCAAAAAGAAGATATGGAAAATGCAAAAGAATCACTGGAAAAAATCATTTGTGAACTTGACTATAAAATGACAAAGCAATTTGAAGAACAGTTTGAAAAAATACAGAGTTCTTTTCAGCAGGTATTTGAGAAACTATTTAATGGTGGAACGGCAGAGTTACATTTGCAAGAACCAGAAAATGTACTTTATTCTGGTATAGATATTGTTGCGCAACCGCCAGGCAAAAGATTCCAGCATTTATCGCTATTATCTGGTGGAGAAAAAGCTATGACAGCTATATCTCTTTTGTTTAGCATTTTACTCGTAAAGCCATCGCCGTTTTGTGTTTTGGATGAAATAGAAGCAGCTTTGGATGATGCGAATGTTGATAAATTTGCTGACTTCCTGGTGGATCTTTCTGCTGATATCCAATTTGTGGTTGTAACACATAAAAAGTTAACAATGGAAAGGGCGAGCTCTTTATATGGTGTAACGATGGAAGAAAAAGGGATTTCAAAGTTGTTGCGTTTAAAGTTAGCTGATCTGAATAATGACATAGTATCTTGA
- the rnc gene encoding ribonuclease III: MKSIEHWNKGVPILSKKIGYVFRDQQLLMEALTHSSFANEWKHKRIPNNERLEFLGDSVLGLVISRYIFHTFRNLPEGELTKVRASVVCEASLAKKARELMLGEHILLGKGEETSGGKNRESILADAMEALIAALYIDGKYEKASEFVIKHFEDIINLAVHGELMKDYKTSLQEKIQRFNSSSIEYVVVREEGPDHSKIFYVDVRSDSKILGSGSGRNKKEAEQNAAKAAIQYLS, encoded by the coding sequence ATGAAGTCTATAGAACATTGGAATAAAGGAGTTCCGATTTTAAGTAAAAAAATTGGTTATGTCTTTAGAGATCAACAATTACTTATGGAAGCACTTACTCATAGTTCTTTTGCAAATGAGTGGAAACATAAGCGAATACCTAATAATGAGCGGCTAGAATTCCTAGGTGACTCTGTGCTAGGTCTTGTTATTAGTAGATATATTTTCCATACTTTTCGAAATTTACCTGAAGGTGAACTAACCAAAGTTAGAGCTAGTGTGGTGTGTGAGGCGTCCTTAGCAAAAAAAGCTAGAGAACTAATGCTGGGTGAACATATTTTGCTTGGTAAAGGTGAAGAGACTAGTGGTGGGAAAAACAGGGAATCTATTTTAGCTGATGCTATGGAAGCGCTAATTGCAGCACTTTATATAGATGGGAAATATGAAAAAGCAAGTGAGTTTGTTATAAAACATTTTGAAGATATCATTAATCTTGCTGTTCATGGAGAACTAATGAAAGACTATAAAACATCATTACAAGAAAAAATCCAGAGATTTAATTCGAGTTCAATAGAATATGTTGTGGTAAGAGAAGAAGGACCAGATCATAGCAAAATTTTCTACGTTGATGTAAGATCAGATAGTAAAATATTAGGTTCTGGATCAGGAAGAAACAAGAAAGAGGCGGAGCAAAATGCTGCAAAAGCTGCTATTCAATACCTTTCCTAG
- the rplS gene encoding 50S ribosomal protein L19, protein MELIRSLEADQLKNNVESFNTGDTVKVHVKVKEGTRERIQVFEGIVIKRQGGGIRETFTVRRIASGVGVERAFPVHSPKIEKIQVIKRGKVRRAKLHYIRQRIGKAAFKIKDKK, encoded by the coding sequence ATGGAACTAATTAGAAGCTTAGAAGCTGATCAGTTAAAAAACAACGTTGAATCTTTTAATACCGGAGATACTGTTAAAGTTCATGTAAAAGTAAAAGAAGGTACAAGAGAAAGAATCCAGGTGTTTGAAGGTATAGTAATTAAAAGGCAAGGTGGAGGAATAAGAGAAACTTTTACTGTAAGGCGCATTGCGTCAGGAGTTGGTGTTGAAAGAGCATTCCCTGTACATTCGCCCAAAATAGAAAAGATTCAAGTTATTAAACGTGGTAAAGTAAGAAGAGCTAAGCTGCACTATATTCGTCAACGGATTGGTAAAGCTGCATTTAAAATCAAAGATAAGAAATAG
- the ylxM gene encoding YlxM family DNA-binding protein, with translation MDEKNMRMILLYDIYQGLLTEKQRYMMDLYYQQDFSLAEIAETLLVSRQAVYDHLKRTEIILEKYEDNMKLLEKHFQQQVIIKNIEKKIKNCELKNAGTELSDFFDELKELLKQL, from the coding sequence TTGGACGAGAAGAACATGAGGATGATTCTGTTATATGACATTTACCAAGGCTTATTAACAGAAAAACAACGATATATGATGGATCTTTACTATCAGCAGGATTTTTCTTTAGCAGAAATTGCAGAAACTTTGCTAGTGTCACGACAAGCCGTTTATGATCACTTGAAAAGAACAGAGATTATTCTGGAAAAATACGAAGACAATATGAAGCTTCTGGAAAAGCATTTTCAACAGCAGGTGATCATAAAAAACATAGAAAAAAAAATAAAAAACTGCGAATTAAAGAATGCAGGGACGGAGCTTAGTGATTTTTTTGATGAGCTAAAAGAACTGTTAAAACAATTGTGA